The genome window CTGGGCCAACGTCGCCGCCCAACGAGACAACATGGCCTGCCCGGTCATGGCCTCCCGCGTCAGCTGATCCACCGCCTGGAGTTTGACCGCCTGCACCGCAGTGTGGGCTTGCACCGAAGCAGCCCGCACCACCGCATGACGCTCGATCTGGGTCAACGTCCGGCCCGTCCTCCGGTCCCTGGCCACCATCCCGGCCCCCACACTGGGCACTACTTCCCCACGAGAACGTGGTACAAGTTCTGACATGTCTCTGGTCCTTCCAATCGGAATCTGTGAACAGAACCCATTGGACAGAAGAACCCACCGGCAGTCGTGACATGGAAATGACACCCGACAACGACACCATCGAGCGGCACCAGCAACCGGGCGAGGACGAGCTGAGCAAGGCAGGAACGGCTGGGGACCAACCCAACGACCCTGATGCCGAGACCGGAACCGGGCTCTACAAGGCCGTCCACGACGAACTGCTCACCATGCGCAAACACCGAGACGGGGTGACAATCGGGAACCTGGCCCACACCACCGCAATCCTCGAAGTCCTCGGCGCCGGTGACCCGCGCCTCGCCTACAACCAGCTCAAACACGTCCTGTTGAGCCTCGACCAAGACCTTGCCGTCACTGCAGCCGGGTACTCACTCGGATACGCCAGCGACTACGACAGCCACCTCGGCCGACTTGACGACTTCGGACGGGACTACACCTACGACCAACGCCAAGCCCGGAGGTACAGCGACAAGGGCATTGAGCAGATAGCTCGGCACATCTCCAGTGAGTGGATGCTCGAAGCCTCACCGACGCTCACTATTGAGGTGGTGAAGGCCAACGACGAGGTGCTGGAACTGGTCATAAGGTCCGAGCGATTGGCCATTGTTGAGATGCGAGATCCGGTGGTGGAGATGGTCAGCTCGACCGGCAAGCGAGAGAGCTTCCCGGTCGATTGGCGGCCGCTGGCAGGCGAAGCAGGAGCGCTACGACAAGAAGCGAGCGTTCGAACAGACCAGCTACGTCAGCCCGATGTTGCCGTCTCAGTGCTATGGACGGGAGAGGCATGGCCGTTGTTTCATCTTGCCGTTCTTCGCGGACTCGATGGAGCTTCACTGCCGCTCGATCTAATGACGTTTGGCGCTCGTGCGACTGTCAGTCGCTGTTTCTTGGATAAAGCCGGGTCTGCGGACCCGCCATGACGTTTTACGTCCGCAGGGTACCGCCAACCATCACTGTCGGACCGCGAGCCGACTGGGGAAAGTCACAATGATCACCGGATGGGCAGTTGACAACGGCCAACCTTTAGTTGCCAGCGTAACTGCGGTACAATGGCAAACATGGCATATTCCGCAAAAGACCGCAGGCGACGCCAACTGTCGCAGAATCTCCTGACCTCCTCTGGTGTGAAGAAGTATCTTGGCGCGCTAGGGACCAATACGTGCGACTTGCTCGTCGAGGTAGGAGCGGGCCGAGGCACCCTTACGGCCGAACTAGCGAATTTCGCAGACAATGTCGATGCCTTCGAACTGGATCCAGAGTTCGCCAAGGCCGCCTCTAAGGCAACCAGCCAATTGCCGAACGTTCAAGTGCATCTCGGTGACTTCCTGGGTTCGAGTGTCCCCGCTACCCCGTTCACCTTGGCCGGAAACCTTCCATTCTCCCGTACTAATGAAATCATGAGATGGGCACTGGCAGCCCGGACTCTCGAACGGGCGGTGGTCATTACACAACTAGAATTCGCGCGGAAACGGGCAGGCGACTATGGGCGATGGAGTCTCGCGACGGTCCAAAGCTGGCCGACTCATGATTGGCGTCTCGTTGGTAAGATATCAAGGCACGACTTCCGACCGGTCCCGAAGGTAGACGCAGGCATCCTGGAGCTCACGGCGCGACCATCCCCGCTGATCGTGCACTCAGCGATGAATCATTATAAGGATTTGGTGGCCCTCGGTTTCGGCGGCAAGGGAGGGAGTCTGTTCCGCTCGCTTCGACCTAGGTACTCTCATAGAACCCTACTGCGGGCCTTCAGCCGTGCCGAAGTACCCGAGAAGACGGTCGTTGCGTTTGTTCATCCGGATCAATGGCTCCAGATATTCAATCAACTTGAGCCCTAGAGCGACGCGCTTGGCCGCCCACCGGCGGTCCGGCTCCGGCAAGCTCCGCGACGACTACCAGATCTTGATGACGAACAAAGGTCGATACCCTGCGACTGGATCATCAGCTTGGCCAGAACCCATCGTGGACGTACTACACTCACCAGTATGCCGGAGACTATTGTATACGCGGACATAGTTGGAGATCTCTTTCATGCGGGCCACGTCAGTCTTCTGAGGACCGCCCGCTCAATGGGTGATCAGCTCATCGTCGGAGTGCATGGGGACGATGACGTTGCGCTGTATAAGCGACTGCCCGTCCTAACCATGGCGGAACGTATTGCAGTAGTGGAGGGGTGCCGCTACTGCGACACGGTAATACCATCTGCACCGTTGGTCATTACTGAAGAGTTCTTGGGTCAGTACTCGATCGATGTAGTAGTCCACGGCGACGACATCGACGATGCGAGTCTCCAACATTCATATGGAGTGCCGCTGGCGCTAGGCATCATGCACCTGGTTCCGTATAGCACGGTAGTGTCGACTACCGAGATCATTCACCGGATCACTTGCCGAGCAGACTTGGCGGTCTAGCTCAAGCAACTCCAGTGATGCCAGAGGATTTCACCCACCTTAGCTAGGAGAGAAGCCGTATCGTGATTATCGGAAGCGAAAATTGGTTCGATGCCATCGTTCGGCGTCTCTCTGGGCCCGTGGCGGCCTACCTTGCTCAGAAACGAATTGTCACTGCCGATCGCATTTCGCTCCTGGGTCTCTTCCTAGGAGGCTTAGCATCACCTGCACTTGTGCTGGGCGATCAATGGCTGCTTGCGACGATATCGTTCCTCCTAGGCGACTTTGCAGACTACGTAGACGGCGATGTTGCCCGCGCCCAAGGAACCGCGTCGAATCGAGGTGACATTCTCGACGGGATCATCGATCGGTACGTGGATGCGTCCATACTCATGGCAATGACACTGAATGCGTCTGGCCTAGTGGGAGGGTCGGCTTCTTCGCCGGTCTTTGGGGCTGGTAGTTGGCTTACGGTAGCCGTCGGCCTTATAGCAATATTTGGCGCCATAA of Nitrospira sp. contains these proteins:
- the erm gene encoding 23S ribosomal RNA methyltransferase Erm; the protein is MAYSAKDRRRRQLSQNLLTSSGVKKYLGALGTNTCDLLVEVGAGRGTLTAELANFADNVDAFELDPEFAKAASKATSQLPNVQVHLGDFLGSSVPATPFTLAGNLPFSRTNEIMRWALAARTLERAVVITQLEFARKRAGDYGRWSLATVQSWPTHDWRLVGKISRHDFRPVPKVDAGILELTARPSPLIVHSAMNHYKDLVALGFGGKGGSLFRSLRPRYSHRTLLRAFSRAEVPEKTVVAFVHPDQWLQIFNQLEP
- a CDS encoding adenylyltransferase/cytidyltransferase family protein is translated as MPETIVYADIVGDLFHAGHVSLLRTARSMGDQLIVGVHGDDDVALYKRLPVLTMAERIAVVEGCRYCDTVIPSAPLVITEEFLGQYSIDVVVHGDDIDDASLQHSYGVPLALGIMHLVPYSTVVSTTEIIHRITCRADLAV